One genomic region from Kamptonema formosum PCC 6407 encodes:
- a CDS encoding XDD3 family exosortase-dependent surface protein, translating into MKIRNLSTLIGVTAAAVCVSLITGQAAQAQVLGSNWTYTMDSFADGNDGNDGVGKNSNYEMYGMAMKANDGIISIAFNANLALAGQAYSGAADGNIGWGDILFNFTGKSLKDASATGSLFGIRFAGTNDSGAATTGVYSGVTAQSVTQQNSGFTTFDEYQSWVNNNAPNTNTGTTGGAIGYGGATVAEAKSYLTNANGVSQDTNYGQLNAIASGTKVGDINFLGVSEIASLASGFAGLGGVGKYTVGFSFSQSLLGQFMNPANAVITLLEECTNDGMMLTATLPSTEDPVTPGEPVPEPATMLGLALGGLGLVKAKMKQRRADANA; encoded by the coding sequence ATGAAAATTCGCAATCTTTCCACATTAATCGGTGTCACTGCTGCTGCTGTCTGCGTCAGCTTAATAACCGGACAAGCCGCTCAAGCTCAGGTACTCGGCTCCAACTGGACTTATACGATGGATTCCTTCGCAGACGGCAATGATGGCAATGACGGCGTTGGTAAAAATAGTAATTATGAAATGTACGGCATGGCAATGAAGGCAAATGACGGCATCATTTCCATAGCCTTTAATGCTAATCTTGCTCTGGCTGGGCAAGCTTATAGCGGAGCCGCAGACGGAAATATTGGCTGGGGCGACATCCTCTTCAACTTCACAGGCAAGAGTTTAAAAGACGCTAGCGCAACTGGATCGTTGTTTGGTATCCGCTTTGCTGGTACGAATGACTCTGGCGCTGCAACCACCGGTGTCTACAGTGGTGTCACGGCACAGAGCGTAACTCAGCAAAATTCTGGATTCACTACCTTCGATGAATACCAGAGTTGGGTTAACAACAATGCTCCAAATACAAATACTGGCACCACAGGAGGAGCAATAGGCTATGGCGGTGCAACTGTAGCTGAAGCTAAGAGCTATTTAACTAATGCAAATGGTGTCAGCCAAGACACAAACTACGGTCAGCTAAATGCCATTGCTAGCGGAACTAAAGTAGGTGATATTAACTTCCTGGGAGTTAGTGAAATTGCTTCTCTGGCTAGTGGTTTCGCTGGCTTAGGCGGTGTTGGCAAGTATACTGTAGGATTTAGCTTCAGCCAAAGCTTGCTAGGTCAATTTATGAACCCAGCTAATGCAGTTATCACTTTGTTAGAAGAATGTACTAACGATGGAATGATGCTGACGGCAACATTGCCTTCTACAGAAGATCCTGTCACCCCTGGCGAACCCGTACCTGAACCTGCCACGATGCTCGGTTTAGCTTTGGGTGGCTTAGGTTTAGTGAAAGCTAAAATGAAGCAGCGCCGCGCTGATGCAAACGCATAG
- the lepB gene encoding signal peptidase I, translating into MIKEKSLKTEIVGNVPSAWWSRLWRSQKENIQIVAIALLLALFIRAFVAEPRYIPSDSMVPTLQIGDRLVVEKVSYYFHQPVTGDIIVFSPPKQLQKKGFTKDQAFIKRAIGSPGQTVAVRDGKVYLNNKPLQENYIAEPPEYEWGPEIVPENTYFVMGDNRNDSNDSSKWGFLPKENIIGRAVFRFWPLDRGGLL; encoded by the coding sequence ATGATTAAGGAAAAGAGTTTAAAGACAGAAATTGTAGGCAATGTTCCTAGTGCTTGGTGGTCTAGACTGTGGCGATCGCAGAAGGAAAATATTCAGATCGTGGCGATCGCACTATTGTTAGCCCTGTTTATTCGGGCTTTTGTCGCTGAGCCCCGCTACATACCTTCAGATTCAATGGTGCCAACTTTGCAGATAGGCGATCGCCTCGTAGTTGAAAAAGTTTCTTACTATTTTCATCAACCAGTAACAGGTGACATTATCGTGTTTAGCCCTCCTAAACAGTTGCAAAAGAAAGGTTTTACCAAAGATCAGGCCTTTATTAAACGAGCGATCGGCTCCCCAGGCCAAACAGTTGCCGTCCGCGATGGTAAAGTCTATCTCAACAACAAGCCGCTTCAGGAAAACTATATTGCCGAGCCACCAGAGTATGAGTGGGGGCCAGAGATCGTCCCAGAAAATACTTACTTTGTCATGGGAGACAACCGTAACGATAGCAACGACTCTAGCAAGTGGGGATTCTTACCAAAAGAAAATATCATCGGTCGTGCCGTGTTTCGCTTTTGGCCCCTCGATCGCGGTGGACTCCTGTAA